One genomic window of Desulforegula conservatrix Mb1Pa includes the following:
- a CDS encoding alginate O-acetyltransferase AlgX-related protein, with translation MDQRFRIFSDYTGRWISIIVFILVIAMPMIGHIGGYFDQAYISTTEKRVPSVWPDNSLIRSDFKKYASSVESYLNDHFGFRERLVRLNSLIRLKFGISSSDKVTIGKDGWLFYSAENILGEYRGTQNFSEDDMDSWMEAETSRHKWLAERNIFYTVAFFPEKSSVYPEYLPDWAKKRVAPSRIEQITPRLEDSGICFVDVTPSVIDAKKTDPVFYKTDSHWNFHGGFAGYTALMQTLKKHFPELKPLTRDDLELGYKESNNQDLTQILNLTGYLRDSNADSCILKKPSHVISIESLNKDDALPVVVKTDLGNAPRVLIMRDSFMDLLMPYINETFNEILYLPHGDHSFNEELISKFKPDIVISAMVERGLKYPSHGPAPVDTPYIIEWGPKEIVSGETFYLRNEGQPAVWVKSKNINQTTVIIWDGVELKTDRDLANGVVAASIPEHLIQHKGTLKLAIKNNDNGKISREFKVKVN, from the coding sequence ATGGATCAGAGATTTCGGATTTTTTCAGATTACACTGGTAGATGGATTTCAATAATTGTTTTTATACTTGTAATTGCTATGCCCATGATTGGCCATATTGGCGGTTATTTTGATCAGGCTTATATTTCAACAACTGAAAAAAGAGTCCCGAGTGTCTGGCCTGACAATTCTTTGATAAGAAGTGATTTTAAAAAGTATGCAAGTTCTGTTGAATCCTATCTTAATGACCATTTCGGATTTAGGGAGAGGCTTGTTCGTCTTAACAGCCTTATCAGGTTGAAATTTGGTATTTCCTCATCTGACAAGGTTACAATCGGCAAAGATGGCTGGCTTTTTTATAGCGCTGAAAATATACTCGGTGAGTATCGAGGGACTCAGAATTTCTCTGAAGACGACATGGATTCATGGATGGAAGCAGAAACTTCTAGACATAAATGGCTGGCTGAAAGAAATATTTTTTATACAGTCGCTTTTTTTCCTGAGAAGTCTTCTGTTTACCCTGAGTATCTGCCTGATTGGGCAAAAAAAAGGGTTGCGCCTTCAAGAATTGAGCAGATAACTCCAAGACTTGAAGATTCCGGGATTTGTTTTGTAGATGTTACTCCTTCTGTAATTGATGCGAAAAAAACAGACCCTGTTTTTTATAAGACAGACTCTCACTGGAATTTTCACGGAGGCTTTGCCGGGTACACTGCTTTGATGCAGACTTTAAAAAAGCATTTTCCCGAATTAAAACCATTAACCAGGGATGATCTTGAATTAGGATACAAAGAATCAAATAATCAGGATCTTACCCAGATACTTAATCTTACAGGTTATCTGCGCGATTCCAATGCAGATTCCTGTATTTTAAAAAAGCCTTCACATGTTATTTCAATTGAATCCCTTAATAAAGATGACGCCTTGCCGGTTGTTGTTAAAACAGATCTGGGAAATGCTCCGCGAGTCCTTATCATGCGGGATTCCTTCATGGACTTGTTGATGCCGTATATTAACGAAACGTTTAATGAGATCCTGTATTTACCGCATGGTGATCATTCGTTTAACGAAGAGCTTATTTCAAAATTCAAGCCTGATATTGTAATCAGCGCTATGGTTGAGAGAGGCTTGAAATATCCTTCGCATGGGCCGGCTCCGGTAGATACACCGTATATAATTGAATGGGGGCCTAAAGAGATAGTTTCCGGCGAAACTTTTTATTTAAGGAATGAAGGACAACCCGCTGTATGGGTAAAATCAAAAAATATTAACCAGACCACTGTAATTATCTGGGACGGAGTTGAGCTGAAAACAGACAGGGATCTTGCTAATGGAGTTGTAGCTGCTTCAATTCCTGAACACCTTATTCAGCATAAGGGAACTCTTAAATTAGCCATTAAAAATAATGACAATGGAAAAATTTCGAGGGAATTCAAAGTGAAAGTAAATTAG
- a CDS encoding MBOAT family O-acyltransferase — translation MVFSSVIFLFYFLPLTLFVYYFARHRNFVFLVASLLFYSWGEIEYLYLLMASCVINYAFGLMIEKRRPFSAKTSLVAGVSVNILTLIFFKYTNFLVDSANSFLPETLRLSVSAIKLPLGISFFTFHSLSYLVDIYRKKVTAEKNPVNLMLYITMFPQLVAGPIIRFSIIADEIRQRTESSEKFVKGIKIFVIGLAQKVLIANTIAAPADKIFSLPVSELNAGLAWLSAIFYTIQIYFDFAGYSNMAIGLGHMFGLTFPENFNYPYISQSITEFWRRWHMTLSQWFRDYVYIPLGGNQAGKIKTYRNLFIVFFLCGLWHGANWTFAAWGIYHGLFLIFERMGLGGIVEKAWRPIRHAYTIILVIIGWVLFRSDTFTQASMHLKAMAGFGTGKGLVHNANQYLDNNGIIMALIAGVLFSVPISVIMGKLSVRIENIWSCNPLISNSLGFVLTSMLYMVLAVLVIMSLAASSYNPFIYFRF, via the coding sequence ATGGTTTTTAGTTCAGTTATTTTTCTATTCTATTTTTTGCCTTTGACTCTATTTGTCTACTATTTTGCGAGGCACAGGAACTTTGTATTCCTTGTTGCAAGTCTTCTTTTTTATTCATGGGGAGAGATTGAGTATCTTTATCTTCTCATGGCTTCTTGTGTGATTAATTATGCTTTTGGCTTAATGATAGAAAAAAGGCGGCCTTTTTCTGCAAAAACATCACTGGTTGCAGGAGTGTCAGTTAATATTCTCACCTTGATTTTTTTCAAGTATACAAATTTTCTTGTTGATTCTGCCAACAGCTTTCTGCCTGAAACTTTAAGATTATCCGTATCTGCAATAAAACTGCCTCTTGGGATTTCATTTTTTACCTTTCATTCTCTGTCATATCTTGTCGATATATACAGGAAAAAAGTGACGGCCGAAAAAAATCCTGTTAACCTCATGCTTTATATTACCATGTTTCCCCAGCTTGTTGCCGGGCCCATAATACGCTTCAGCATTATTGCAGATGAAATAAGGCAAAGAACCGAGTCTTCGGAGAAATTTGTCAAAGGAATAAAAATCTTTGTAATTGGTCTTGCCCAAAAAGTTCTTATCGCAAACACCATAGCCGCGCCTGCTGATAAGATATTCAGTCTTCCTGTGTCAGAGCTTAATGCCGGGCTGGCCTGGCTTTCAGCAATTTTTTATACGATTCAGATCTATTTCGATTTTGCAGGATATTCCAATATGGCAATCGGTCTTGGCCATATGTTCGGACTGACTTTCCCCGAAAATTTTAACTATCCATATATATCCCAGTCCATTACAGAGTTCTGGCGAAGATGGCATATGACCCTTTCCCAATGGTTCAGGGACTATGTTTATATACCTTTGGGCGGGAATCAGGCAGGAAAAATAAAAACATACAGAAATCTTTTCATTGTTTTTTTTCTTTGCGGGCTTTGGCATGGAGCCAACTGGACGTTTGCCGCTTGGGGTATTTATCACGGGTTGTTTTTAATATTTGAACGCATGGGGCTTGGGGGGATAGTGGAAAAAGCATGGCGTCCGATCAGGCATGCTTATACAATTATTTTAGTCATTATTGGATGGGTCCTTTTCAGGTCTGATACATTCACCCAGGCAAGTATGCATTTAAAGGCAATGGCAGGTTTTGGAACAGGCAAAGGACTTGTCCATAATGCCAATCAATATCTTGATAATAATGGGATAATCATGGCGCTGATTGCAGGAGTTCTGTTTTCCGTACCAATATCCGTAATTATGGGAAAATTATCTGTAAGAATTGAAAATATCTGGTCTTGTAATCCTTTGATTTCGAACTCACTGGGTTTTGTTCTGACAAGTATGCTCTATATGGTTCTTGCCGTTCTTGTGATCATGAGTCTTGCAGCCAGTTCTTACAATCCTTTTATATATTTCAGGTTTTAG